The sequence below is a genomic window from Lentimicrobium saccharophilum.
TGGCATCCATGCAGGAGGCCGCGAAACAGAAACTTCAGCAAATGCAGTCGGCCAACGGCGGATGGCCCTGGTTTGAGGGCATGCCCGAAAGCCGGTACATTACCCAGCTCATTATGACAGGCTTCGGACGCCTGCATTATCTGAAAGTTATGGATCTGAAGCAGGACCCGGCTTCCCTCGAAATGATCAGCCGGGCCAGCAGCTACCTGAACATGCGGATGACCGAAGACTACAACCGGATTATGAAGGACCATCCCAAAGACTTCGACAAACAGCATCCGGGTCTGGAGCATCTGCAATACCTGTTTGCATCAGGTTATCTGCAGGATGTTATCCGTAAAGATGATAAAGCTTCGGATGCGCTGGCTTATTTTGGAAAACAGGCCCGGAAATACTGGACATCGCAGGGCTTGTACGCTCAGGGAATGATTGCGCTCTGGGCCGGCCGCAACGGGGATCTGAAAACGGCCAATGCCATTATGAAATCGCTGCTTGAACGGGCAATTACACATCCTGAACTGGGCATGTACTGGCGCGACAACCGGGGAGGGTATTTCTGGCATCAGGCTCCGGTGGAAACCCAGGCCCTGCTGATTGAACTGTTCGAAGAACTTGGCAATGATCCGAAAGCCGTTGACCAGATGAAAACCTGGCTGCTGAAGCAGAAGCAGACGCAACGCTGGGCTACCTCACGTGCAACCGCCGATGCCGTTTACGCGCTGCTGCTTCGTGGAGGCGACTGGCTGCAAACCGGATCCGGTATAAGCGTAACCCTGGGAGGCAAACCCGTTGAGATGGCATCGCGCGACAACCAACCTGAAGCCGGCACGGGTTATGTGAAAACCATCTGGCAGGGCGATGAGATACTGCCCGCAATGGGCAAAATAGAAGTCAGTAAATCGACCGCCGGTCCGGCCTGGGGTGCCATGTACTGGCAGTATTTCGAAAACCTCGACAAGATTTCGGGACACGACAGTCCGCTGAAGATCAGCAGCAGGCTTTATATAAAATCCAATACCGATGCCGGACCTGTTCTCGAAGAAATCAGCGGGGAAAAGCCCGTCAGGGTCGGCCAGCAGGTAGTAGTCAGGGTAGAACTTCGCACCGACCGAGATCTGAAATTTGTACACCTGAAAAGCATGCGGGCGGCAGGTTTCGAGCCGGTTAACACCCTTTCGGGATACAGGTGGAACGGCGGACTGGGTTATTACGAAAACACCCGCGATGCCGCTTCGAATTTCTTCTTCAACTACCTGCCGAAAGGCACCTGGGTGTTTGAATATACACTGACAGCGGCGCAGAAAGGCACATTCTCGAACGGTATAAATTCGGTACAATGCCTGTATGCACCTGAGTTCTCAGCCCATTCGGAGGGAATCATGGTTGAAATCAGGTAGCGCCCGGAAAGATCAGGAAGGAAGCGGGGCTAATTGAGGGACACCGGAACAAGCACCAGTCTCCACCTGAAACAATTGATGCCCCAGTTGTCGGTTAGGCTTCCACCGCATACGGCTTCCGACATCAGTGCATTGTCAATCCTGAAACTCATCGGGCATGCTAGCGGATTTTCGAGTGAATAAGAAACTTCACTTAATTGAATCCACCGGTATTCATCCCATTCCCAGACATTCCTCAAGCCGTCCAGTTGACAGGTCAGGTTGACCAGTAGGTATTCCTTTCCGTCCATCTTATCCCATTTGCCTGATAACATTGAGATGGAAATACTCCCTTCCTCCCTGATCCTGATCCTGTCATTTTCAATCATCTTCTCGGATTCCCCGTTAAAAGCGGTAACCGGAGGCTGCTTGAACACCACCGTTCCGGAACTGTTTATGTCCACTTGCATGCTGACAACAGATTGAAAAGTCGGGAAGGTCCTTGTATACTCGAGGGTGAGTAAGCCTGTGTAGTCTTTGCCGGGATTCATGTCATCCTCTTTCTTATCGCAGGCCGTCAATAAGGAAAGAAACAATGACACCAGCAGAATGATCCTTGCCATGATGCCATATTTTTAAGGGATTATTTCGCAATTTACGAAATTTTTCCTTAAAAACCAAGCTTTTAGCTATAAATAGTTTTGCTGAACCCTGCTATTCCAGGAAAGGAGCCAACGGCGGCTGATTGAATTCAATCAGTGTGATATAGCCCTGATTTTCTATGGCGTTGAAACAACTGATCCATTCATTCCAGGGATCAATCCCTTGATTATCCTGCCTGTCAAGTCTGAAGACGCCTCCGCCTTTACCCGAAGTGGCATACATCGCCTGATCCGATCCGTCGATGCGCAGCTGGCAACTTTTTATCAAAGCGGTCATCTCATCGGTTACCACTCCGTCGGGTCCGGTAACCTGGCGATAGATTCTGCAAGCCAGGTGTTTGTAGCGGTCCAAAATAACACTGTATTCTTCATTGGAATGAATCCGGCCTGCACACTCCTTTAAACCACTGAAAGGAAGAATGATGGCATCCGGTGTTGTCCCGGAAATATATTCCAATGCAGCATCCTTGTCAATGGTCAGGATCTGAATCCAGTCGGCTGCTTCTGCTTGAGGATCGCATTTCCCCATTGAATAAAACAAACGGTAGCCTGAAAAATAGCTCTCCCTGACCGGAATGATCTTATCAGGTACATCTTCGGCTGCAAAATACTCCATCAGCGTTCTGGCATCGGTGTTGGAAAGAAAAAGATTTCCCACACCCGATTCAGTATAACATACAGCATCCGGGTATGGAACAAGCTCAATCCGCTGGGCAGATAACTCATAACCAGCAAATATCAGGATGGCAAAAGCGAGTAGTAGCTTATTCATAATCACTATCTTATAGTTTATACCAAATAATTGCTACACCCGGCTGGCATCCCGGATGGTCAGGCGAATAATCATTTTATTAATACAATAAATCCTGAAAAGTAATCGCTGGAAATCAGGAATTTTCATCCTGAAACGTATAAAAAATCGGAAATTATTGTCTGGCCTGTATTTATGGGTATTCCGCAGCTGAATTCCAGCTGGCTGATTGCGCTACATCACTGATGTTACAGAAATAAAATCCATAATAATGATTAATTTCGCGGCCTAAATCTATTTCTATGCTTCGGACACATAACTGCGGAGAATTAAACCTCAATCATACCGGAAATACCGTTACCCTTTCAGGATGGGTTCAGCGTTCGCGCGACCTTGGCGGGATGACATTCATCGATCTGCGCGACCGATACGGAATCACGCAGCTGGTTTTCAATATGGATAGCAATGCTTCGCTTTGTGAGTCGGCCCGTAAGCTCGGGCGGGAATTTGTGATTTCCGTCACGGGAACTGTTGCCGAACGAAGCAACAAAAACCTGAAAATACCTACCGGTGAAATTGAAATCATCGTTGATCAGTTTGAGGTGCTGAATTCTTCAAAAATTCCGCCCTTCACCATCGAGGACAATACCGACGGCGGAGATGAGCTCCGTATGAAATACCGCTACCTGGACCTCCGGCGGAATCCTGTGCGCGACAACCTTATGCTCAGGCACCGTATGGCCATAGAAACCCGTAACTACATGAACAACATCGGGTTTATCGAAGTGGAGACGCCGGTGCTTATCAAATCGACACCCGAAGGGGCCCGTGATTTCGTGGTGCCGTCGCGGATGAACGAAGGTCAGTTTTATGCCCTTCCCCAGTCACCGCAAACCTTCAAGCAACTGCTGATGGTCGCCGGCTTCGACAGGTATTTTCAGATCGTGAAATGCTTCCGCGATGAGGACCTGAGGGCCGACCGACAGCCTGAGTTCACACAGATCGACTGTGAGATGTCGTTTGTAACCCAGGATGATATCCTATCCACCTTCGAGGGTCTTACCAAATATCTGTTCCGCACGGTGAAAGGCGTTGAGATAGAAGCCCTGCCCCGTATGACGTTTGCCGATGCCATGAAAAATTACGGCAACGACAAACCGGATATCCGTTTCGGGATGACCTTTGTGGAAATCACGGATCTGGTAAAGGGAAAAGATTTTAAAGTATTTGATGATGCCGCGCTGGTGGCAGGAATCAATGTCACAGGATGCGCCGGTTATACCCGCAAGCAGCTTGACACCCTCACCGATTTTGTGAAACGTCCGCAAATCGGCGCCGGAGGGTTGATTTACGTGAGGTACAATGAAGACGGCACGCTTAAGTCATCGGTAGATAAATTCTACAGTGAAGATGAGCTGAAAAAATGGGCGGCCGCCTTTGAAGCCAGGCCCGGGGACCTGATGCTGATCCTGGCCGGTGATGCCGCCAAAACCCGTAAGGCTTTATCAGAGTTGCGCCTGGAAATGGGTAATCAGCTTGGGCTGCGCAATCCGGAAGTATTTGCCCCTCTTTGGGTGGTTGATTTCCCCCTGCTGGAATGGGATGAAGAAACACAGCGTTACTATGCAATGCACCATCCGTTTACCTCTCCGAAGCCGGAAGATATTCCCCTGCTCGACAGCGATCCGGGGAGGGTGCGCGCCAACGCCTATGACCTGGTAATCAACGGAGTGGAAATAGGCGGAGGCTCTATCCGTATCCACAACAAAGAGTTGCAGAAGAAAATGTTCACCATCCTGGGATTTACCGATGAGGACGCCCAGGCGCAGTTTGGCTTCCTGATGAACGCCTTTGAATACGGTGCGCCTCCTCATGGCGGCATCGCATTCGGCTTCGACCGCATGTGCTCACTTTTCGGTGGTTCCGAAAGCATCCGTGATTATATCGCATTTCCGAAGAACAACGCCGGCCGCGATGTAATGATCGACTCACCGGCCCCGATCAAACAGGAACAACTGGATGAATTAAAACTTAAAATCAATTTATAACTTCCCTCCGATGAAACCGGTAAAATCGTTGCTACAGTTATCCAAATGGCTGCTGCGTATCACATTGCTCACCTGGCTTGTGCTTCAGCACGGACAGACCATCCTGGCCCTGCAATACCAGACCCAGTCATTTTACATCGCACTTGCTTTTGTGCTGTTCGGAACACTTCTGTTTGCAGGCGGTTTTACCTCAAAACCTTCGCTAACAGTGATTTCAGCACTACTGCTGGTTTTATTGTTCGCCTATAGTCTCTATCTGGGATTTGTTCCTGCGGTTACCACCGGGCAGGTTTTAAACCTGTTGCTGTTATCCGTCAGTATGTATTTTATGGCAGCCGGAAATAAATAACATTACATCCTGACATTTACCGGCCGGCAGGCATCATCAACAGTTCCAGACCTTCAGGAAGCGGAAGGGCGGGTGTATTCTTCTGATCGCTGATTCTGTCGGTAAAAAGCATACCCCCCAGGTGGTCATATTCATGCTGAAAGATGACGGCTGTAAAATCTTCCAGCATTTCGGTATGCCATCCGCCTGTATAATCCTGGTATTCAACCATAATGGCATAACTCCTCAGCACTTCACCCCTGGTATCCGGAATTGAAAGGCAACCTTCCCCTCCCCTGCGTTGCAGGGAGGAATAGCTCAGGATGCGTGGATTAATCAGGAATTCAAAGGGAAATCCCGGTTTATCAAAACGCTGCAGCCAGAAAACATTCCGGTTTATCCCGACCTGCGGGGCGGCAATGCCCACGCCGGGGTTGGCCGTGTCGCGCATGGTAAGCAGCATACGCTGCGCCAGCAGGGGAAGCAGGGGGTCATCAGGGCTGATATCGGTGCTTTCAGCTGTGAGTACTTTAAGATCATCCGCAGAGGTACTAAGCAACACCCGCATCATCCCGGCCGTATCCCCCGTCATAATCAATGCCTGCTCTGATGGGGTAAAATCCTGACTCAAGACAATGCCGGGAAAAAGTGCAAGCCATAAAACCAATGAATACAAACAGCGCATAGGAAATATTTTTACAAAGATAAAGCAACGGTAATCCGCAAACTGAATAAATCTGCCTACGAAAGCTATATATTTGATTTTGAACCTGTACAATAACTTTCAGGTGAATAATATTTAACCCCCTGATTGAAGTAATGTTCAGATTCTGTCCTGAAATTGAACCGATGAAAACAGGTTTCTGCAGGAAAAACTTATCTTTGCACCTTCAAACCATTACCCGACCATGAAAGACGACCCCTATTCGTGTGGCCTGATTAAACACTAACCTGCAGGGGGTTTTGTATCTCCTTGCAGCAAATACCCGTAAGGAGAACAATCAATGGGTGAAACTGAAATCACATTTTTCGAAGATCTGATCAGGGATAAAGACTGGAGCAGCCTCAGGCATGAGCTTGAGGATATGGATCCCATCCTGATTGCAGAGATTATTGACGAGTTGCCCGAACAGGACGACATCATCCTGTTCCGGTTATTGCCAAGAGAACAGGCAAAGAATACCTTTCAGTACCTCCCGCACGAGAAGCAGGAGCAGATTATCGAGGGGCTGGCCAAAAATGTAAACAGGGTAGCGGGGCTGCTCAACGACCTGGATCCCGACGACCGTACGGCGTTTTTCGAAGAACTTCCCGGCAACATTACCCAGCGGCTGATACAGCTTTTGTCGCCGGAAGAGCGGCTCATTGCCACCCGCCTGCTCGGATATCCCGAACACAGCATCGGAAGGTTGATGACGCCCGAATTTGTTGCCGTGAAGCCCGATTTTACCGTCGAGCAGGCGTTGAAACATATCCGGATGTACGGCAGGGATTCTGAAACACTCAACCTGATTTACGTGGTTGACGACAACTGGAAACTGATCGATGATATCCGCATCAGGGAAATCATTCTGGCCGATCCCGGGCAACATGTCCGGGACCTGATGGATGAGCATTTTGTTTCGCTCTATGCTTTCGACGATCAGGAAGTAGCCATCCGGGTTTTCCAGGATCAGGACCGCATCGCGCTGCCGGTGCTTGATTCGGAAGGACTGCTGCTGGGGATTGTAACGGTTGACGACGTGATGGACGTTGTGGAAGAGGAAACCACCGAAGACTTTCACAAATTCGGATCATTCCAGGCGGCCATTGTCAATCCGCTGAAAGCCAGAATCTTTTTTCTTTATCAGAAACGTATTCTTTGGCTGATCGTACTGGTGTTTATGAACGTCTTTTCGGGGGCGGCCCTGGCAACCTTCGAAGGTGTGATACAATCAGCTGTATCGTTGGTATTCTTCCTTCCTTTGCTGATCGGTAGCGGAGGCAATGCCGGAGCACAGTCGGCAACCCTGATGATCCGATCCCTGGCGATCGGTGATGTGGAAACCAAAGACTGGTTCAGGCTGCTGGGCAGGGAGTTCCTGGTTTCCTTCCTGCTTGGAGTCACCATGGCGGCCGGTGTTAGCCTGATTGCCAGTGTACGCGCCCCGCAATATATTGTTGTGGTAGCCGCCACTATGATTCTGGCAGTAATGTCAGGCAGCCT
It includes:
- the aspS gene encoding aspartate--tRNA ligase; translated protein: MLRTHNCGELNLNHTGNTVTLSGWVQRSRDLGGMTFIDLRDRYGITQLVFNMDSNASLCESARKLGREFVISVTGTVAERSNKNLKIPTGEIEIIVDQFEVLNSSKIPPFTIEDNTDGGDELRMKYRYLDLRRNPVRDNLMLRHRMAIETRNYMNNIGFIEVETPVLIKSTPEGARDFVVPSRMNEGQFYALPQSPQTFKQLLMVAGFDRYFQIVKCFRDEDLRADRQPEFTQIDCEMSFVTQDDILSTFEGLTKYLFRTVKGVEIEALPRMTFADAMKNYGNDKPDIRFGMTFVEITDLVKGKDFKVFDDAALVAGINVTGCAGYTRKQLDTLTDFVKRPQIGAGGLIYVRYNEDGTLKSSVDKFYSEDELKKWAAAFEARPGDLMLILAGDAAKTRKALSELRLEMGNQLGLRNPEVFAPLWVVDFPLLEWDEETQRYYAMHHPFTSPKPEDIPLLDSDPGRVRANAYDLVINGVEIGGGSIRIHNKELQKKMFTILGFTDEDAQAQFGFLMNAFEYGAPPHGGIAFGFDRMCSLFGGSESIRDYIAFPKNNAGRDVMIDSPAPIKQEQLDELKLKINL
- the def gene encoding peptide deformylase; protein product: MRCLYSLVLWLALFPGIVLSQDFTPSEQALIMTGDTAGMMRVLLSTSADDLKVLTAESTDISPDDPLLPLLAQRMLLTMRDTANPGVGIAAPQVGINRNVFWLQRFDKPGFPFEFLINPRILSYSSLQRRGGEGCLSIPDTRGEVLRSYAIMVEYQDYTGGWHTEMLEDFTAVIFQHEYDHLGGMLFTDRISDQKNTPALPLPEGLELLMMPAGR
- the mgtE gene encoding magnesium transporter; amino-acid sequence: MGETEITFFEDLIRDKDWSSLRHELEDMDPILIAEIIDELPEQDDIILFRLLPREQAKNTFQYLPHEKQEQIIEGLAKNVNRVAGLLNDLDPDDRTAFFEELPGNITQRLIQLLSPEERLIATRLLGYPEHSIGRLMTPEFVAVKPDFTVEQALKHIRMYGRDSETLNLIYVVDDNWKLIDDIRIREIILADPGQHVRDLMDEHFVSLYAFDDQEVAIRVFQDQDRIALPVLDSEGLLLGIVTVDDVMDVVEEETTEDFHKFGSFQAAIVNPLKARIFFLYQKRILWLIVLVFMNVFSGAALATFEGVIQSAVSLVFFLPLLIGSGGNAGAQSATLMIRSLAIGDVETKDWFRLLGREFLVSFLLGVTMAAGVSLIASVRAPQYIVVVAATMILAVMSGSLIGMITPFIFTKLKLDPATASAPLITSIADISGVVIYFSIASWYMGL